Proteins from a genomic interval of Salmo trutta chromosome 39, fSalTru1.1, whole genome shotgun sequence:
- the LOC115179292 gene encoding growth/differentiation factor 8-like, producing the protein MQFMLYLTLLGVLGTTMGMNETTRRQANVTTEEGEVQQCSNCEFREQSRQMRLHNIRSQILSILRLEQAPNISREMIRQLLPKAPPLTQLIDQYEHRVEDEERATTETIITMAKPGPMSQQDGIPSCCFFNLSPKIRPNNILHAQLWVHLRPADTVTTVFLQISRIKATTEGNSRIRILSLKINVASGASSWQSVDINQLLKTWLRQPETHYGLEIKAYDSKGQDLAVTVAELGEEGLQPFVEVKILENLKRSRRASSLDCDEESSETRCCRYPLTVDFEAFGWDWIIAPKRYKANYCSGECEYMHLQKYPHTHLVNKANPRGTTGPCCTPTKMSPINMLYFNRMEQIIYGKIPSMVVDHCGCS; encoded by the exons ATGCAATTTATGCTTTACCTGACACTCTTAGGTGTACTTGGCACCACCATGGGGATGAATGAAACCACGAGGCGCCAAGCCAACGTAACAACAGAAGAGGGAGAAGTACAGCAATGCTCAAACTGCGAGTTcagagaacagagcagacaaATGAGACTCCACAACATCAGATCCCAAATTCTCAGCATTCTGAGGCTCGAGCAGGCTCCAAACATCAGCCGAGAAATGATCAGGCAGCTCTTACCGAAAGCGCCTCCCTTGACACAACTTATAGACCAGTATGAGCATCGTGTGGAGGATGAGGAGCGTGCCACCACTGAAACGATCATAACAATGGCAAAAC CTGGACCAATGTCACAACAAGACGGAATACCATCTTGTTGTTTCTTCAATCTCAGTCCGAAGATTCGACCTAACAACATTTTACATGCACAACTTTGGGTGCACCTGCGACCAGCTGACACAGTCACAACTGTCTTCTTGCAAATCTCCCGCATAAAAGCAACCACTGAGGGAAACTCACGCATACGGATCCTCTCCCTGAAGATCAATGTGGCTTCTGGTGCAAGCTCTTGGCAAAGTGTAGACATCAATCAATTACTCAAAACCTGGCTTCGTCAGCCAGAAACTCATTATGGTCTCGAGATCAAAGCTTATGATTCGAAAGGGCAGGACTTGGCAGTCACGGTAGCGGAGCTGGGAGAAGAGGGACTG CAACCCTTTGTGGAGGTGAAGATATTGGAGAACCTAAAACGTTCCCGGAGGGCCTCAAGCCTGGACTGTGATGAAGAGTCCTCAGAGACACGGTGCTGCCGCTACCCcctcactgttgactttgaggcCTTTGGGTGGGACTGGATCATTGCCCCTAAACGCTACAAAGCCAACTACTGTTCTGGAGAGTGTGAGTACATGCACCTCCAGAAGTACCCCCACACTCACCTGGTGAACAAGGCTAACCCCCGGGGTACCACAGGGCCCTGTTGTACTCCAACTAAAATGTCCCCCATCAACATGCTCTACTTCAACCGCATGGAGCAGATCATTTATGGGAAGATACCATCTATGGTGGTGGACCACTGTGGCTGCTCctga